Proteins from a genomic interval of Spea bombifrons isolate aSpeBom1 chromosome 4, aSpeBom1.2.pri, whole genome shotgun sequence:
- the NANOS3 gene encoding nanos homolog 3 — MEPFDMWKDYLGLNKVVKELEASLTRTATDRSTERTAAPEMLSGSHEATIPGPPHDVFAPPTQSTPAPREGEASLCSFCKHNGESRAIYTQHNLKDAAGKIQCPILRSYICPQCGATGDNAHTRRFCPLTGKSYTSVYQSSRNAAGKRMKKDR, encoded by the coding sequence ATGGAGCCTTTCGATATGTGGAAAGACTACCTTGGACTGAACAAAGTGGTCAAGGAACTGGAGGCGTCACTGACCAGGACTGCGACAGACAGAAGCACGGAGAGGACGGCGGCCCCCGAAATGCTTTCTGGCAGCCACGAGGCCACCATTCCAGGCCCCCCGCACGACGTCTTTGCCCCCCCGACGCAATCAACACCTGCCCCGCGGGAGGGCGAAGCCTCCCTCTGCTCTTTCTGCAAGCATAACGGGGAGTCCAGGGCGATCTACACTCAGCACAACCTAAAGGACGCTGCGGGTAAGATCCAGTGCCCCATCCTGCGCAGCTACATCTGCCCGCAGTGCGGGGCCACCGGCGACAATGCCCATACCCGCCGCTTCTGCCCCCTCACCGGGAAAAGTTACACCTCTGTCTACCAGTCGTCCCGAAACGCGGCGGGCAAGAGGATGAAGAAAGACAGATAG